The genome window TGAGACAGATTTGTCCACTAATCTCCCTTGATACAATAATATTGACTTCAGGGTCAACTGTTGCACTGCCGCCATATTATGGCTGACAAACAGCACCGTCCGACCTTCCTGAGATGCCACATCGCCCATTTTACCCAGGCATTTTTTCTGGAAGGCGGCATCGCCCACGGCAAGCACCTCGTCCACCAGCAGGATTTCGGCGTCCAGGTGCGCGGCAACGGCAAAGGCGAGGCGCACGTACATGCCGCTGGAGTAGCGCTTGACGGGGGTATCAATGAACGGCTCGATTTCGGCAAAAGCCACGATTTCATCGAACTTGCGGTCAATCTCTTTGCGGCTCATGCCCAGAATGGCGCCATTGAGGTAGATGTTCTCCCGCCCGGTCAGTTCGGGGTGGAAGCCGGTGCCCACTTCCAGCAAACTGGCAATGCGCCCCTTGACCCTGACCACCCCTTCGGTGGGCGCGGTGATGCGCGAGAGAATCTTGAGCAGGGTGCTCTTGCCCGCGCCGTTGCGCCCGATCACCCCCAGCACCTCGCCCTGCTCCACGGTGAAGGAGACGTCCTTCAGCGCCCAGATGATTTCGCCGTCGCGGTTGCCGTGGTCTTCCTGTCCAATCTTGAGCAGGGGATTGGGCTTGCCGCGCACCTTTGCCCACCAGACTTTCAAATCATTGGCAAACGTGCCGGTGCCAATCTGCCCGAGGCGGTAGGCTTTGGAAAGATGCTCAACGGAGATGACAGAAGGCATATGCAAGAAACCTTATCAATGTTAGATATAAAACCAACTTTTTAACCGCGAAGGCGCAAAGAACGCAAAGATAGGATATTTTTACACCGTATCCATGAACGTCTGCTCGACGCGGTTGAAAATGACCGCTCCGAGGAATACCAGCACCACCATGAACACGAAGCTGTAGAGCAGTTGCCCGGCGTTCACCGTGCCTGCGCCCAGAAAAGCAAAGCGGAAAGCTTCGACAATGGGCGTCATCGGGTTGGCTTGCAGGAGCGGCTGGAAGCGCGCCGGAATGGACGAAACCGGGTAAATCACCGGCGTGGCGTACATCAGCAGTTGCACTCCAAACTGCACCAGAAAGCGCAAATCGCGGTACTTGGTGGTCAGCGAGGAAATGATGATGCCAAACCCCAACCCCAGCCCTGCCATCATCAACAACAGCAGGGGCGAGAGCGCCACCCAGGCGAGATTCATGCGAATAGGCGTGCCGCGCAGGGCAAAGAAGCCCACAAAGCCCAAAAACAGCACAAACTGCATCAGGAAGGTGATGAGATTGGAAATGAGGATGGACACCGGCACCGCCATCCGCGGGAAGTACACCTTGCCGAACAGATGCGCATTCTGCACAAAGGTATTCGAGGTCTTGTTCAGGCACTCGGCAAAGTAGGACCAGATGACCGTGCCGGACATGTAAAAGAGGAACTCCGGCAGTCCATCGGTGGGCAAACTGGCAATCCTGCCGAAGATCACGGTAAAGGTGATGGTGGTCAGCAGAGGCTGGATGAGATACCACAAGGGACCCAGGATGGTCTGCTTGTAAGCCGCCACAAAATCCCGGCGCACAAACAGCAGGATGAGGTCGCGGTAGCGCCACAATTCGCCCAGGCGCAAATCCAGCAGGTTGCGCTGAGGCTGAATGATGAGATCCCAGTCTTCGGTTTGGGGTTGGAGAGAAGTGGTTTTGTTCATATCCAAAAAAATCGGCTTACAGGCGCGCTCCGCCCTTTCGACAGGAAACGCGCTCCAGCCGAAGGAAGTCCTTTCTGTGATGCGCCGGACTGCCTTCCAGCCTTGCCGGGCGAAGGACAATCCGCGCGTTGAGGTACGAATAAAAGGTCACACCCTTCAGGATAGAACTACCGATAACCCTGCCCATCCGCCGCCCCTGTTTACGGCAGAGGGAAAATCCAGAAAAGCCTCTCCGTTCAGAGGCTTAACCTGCATTCCAGGATATCCAACCAGTGAAATGGGAACGCCATACCCTCAGCCCTGCGAATCAAGTGGATGATGTGCAATGTCAATCATTGGCGAAACCTGCCCCCAAGAAACCCCCTTGGATGTTGTAATGGGCTCATGAAAACGCCTAATTTCATTCTAGTACAAGCCCAATCAAAGGGCAAGTTACAAAAGGATTAAAATTTTCCCGCGCAAAGATGAACGGGCAGGGTAAAATTAAACCCACATGGACATGCCTTCCCTCTTTCCCACCCCCGCGCTGAGCGTCAGCGAACTGACCCGCCTCATCCGCTCTCTGCTGGAAAGCGAACCCGCGCTGAGCGAGATCTGGGTGGCGGGCGAAATCTCCAACTTCACCCGCGCCGCCTCCGGGCATGTGTACTTCACCCTCAAAGACAGCGGCGCGGCGCTCAAATGCGTCATCTGGCGCAATGCTGCGCGCACTCTGCGCGTTCCCCTGCAGGACGGCATTGCCATCGAAGCCTTTGGCTCGATTGGCGTGTACGAGCAGGGCGGGAACTATCAGTTCTACGTCACCGCAGTCAGACCGGCGGGTGAAGGCTACCTGTACCAGCAATTCCTGCGCCTCAAAGCCCAACTGGAAGCCGAAGGGCTGTTTGCCGAAGAACGCAAGCGCCCCATCCCAACCTTCCCGCGGCGCATCGGCGTGGTCACCTCGCCCACCGGTGCGGCGCTCCAAGACATCCTCAACACCCTGCGGCGGCGCTATCCGCTGGTGGAAGTCATCCTGGCGCCCTCGGCGGTGCAGGGCGAAGAAGCCCCCCTGGAACTGGTGCAAGCCCTGAACGCCCTCAACCGCATCCCCGACCTGGATGTAATTCTGCTGGCGCGCGGCGGCGGTTCAATCGAAGATTTGTGGGCGTTCAACGATGAAGGCGTGGTGCGCACCGTCGCCGCCTCACGCGTGCCGGTTATCACCGGCGTGGGACACGAAACCGACTTCACCCTGGTGGATTTTGCCGCCGACTTGCGTGCCCCCACCCCCACCGGGGCCGCCACCCTTGCCACCCCCGACCGCGCCGAACTGCTGATTCAAGTGGAGCGCACCCTGCAACGCCTGAACCGACTCATCTCTCAGCGGGTGAATCTGGAAAGCGCCCGCCTGAATCAACTGGAGAGCCGGCTTCAGCGCGCCTCACCCGTGCGGCGCATTGAGGATAACCGTCAGCGGCTGGATAACGCCATTCTGCGCCTGCAAAACACCGCCGCGCGACTCATCGCTCAGCGGCAGGCGCACCTGCAAGCCCTGAATGCGCATCTCAGCGCGCTCAATCCGCTGGCGGTGCTGGAACGTGGCTTTGCGCTGATCGAACATCCCGAGGGGGGCATCCTCACCCGCGCGGCGCAGGCACAAGCCGGAGAAACCGTGCGCATCCGCTTGGCAGACGGCGCACTGACAGCAAAAGTGGAACATGTCTTGCTCAAGCCTGAAAAGGGAGTGGAATGATGGATTCTTTAAGTGAAATTGCGAACCTGTCGTATGAAGATGCCGTGCGCGAACTGGAAGCCATCCTCGAAAAACTGGAAACCGCTCAACCCTCACTGGAAGAGACACTGAGACTGTACGAACGCGGGCAGGCGCTGGCAAAACACTGCGCCGCCCTGCTGGAACAGGCAGAACTGCGCATTCAAACGCTCAACGGGAACGATTTGTCCGAATCGGGATAAGGAAATGTTTCAGGACTTGCTCTCCAATCACGTCTTATGGATCAGTCTGATTGCCTGGGGGCTGGCGCAGTTTCTCAAGCCGTTTCTGGAGTATCTGGAAACGCGCCGCTGGGTGTGGGGATTGTGGTTCTCCAGCGGCGGCATGCCCAGTTCCCACTCTGCACTCATCGTCAGCGCCATGGTTGCTATCGGCTTGTTCGAGGGCTTCAACACTCCGCTGTTCGCTCTGGCGGTTGCCATGGCGATGATTGTGGTTTATGACGCCGCAGGCGTGCGCCGCGAAGCCGGCAAACACGCCGAGCGCATCAACCTGCTCATCGAAGAGTTTCTCGCCGGGCATCCCATCAGCGAGCAGGAATTAAAAGAGGTCATCGGTCACACCCCGGGCGAGGTGATTGCCGGAGTGGTTCTGGGTATCCTCTGCGCCCTCATCGGCTTTGGTATCTGGGGCTAGGGCAGGGTGTAATTTTTAAAAATGGGAAACAGGATCAGCCGGTAAGGCATATACTGTGGGCACACTGCCGGGGTCAGGCGCAGTTCAAAGCGCGTCACCCTGCCGGTATCCGCAATTGCCGAGTCCACCACCCACAAACGCCATGTTCCTCTGGCAGATATCCCATCCAGGGTACTCAACGGCTCTTCGGGCTTGAAGGAACCGCTGAACGGCGGGCTTCCTTGTGAAATGGGCAAAGAGGCTTCATCATCAAATACAGTGCTGGTGAAATTATCCCCGTACTCACCCCGACGGTTTGCCAGTAAAACTTGCCTGCCGTCGGGGACAAACAGGCGGAGCGTCAAATCTCCGGTATAGGAATGTTGAATGTTGACCAGCACATCCACATCGTAGATGCGGAAGTCCTCGGGAACTTCCAGCGGCACTTCCACCCCCGACGGATTGTTATCGGGAATATCTATCACGGCGGAGTTGAGATAAGTGCTCAGCGTGCCAGGCTGAGCCGCGGCAGGCAAACGAATTGTCCCGTGGAGCGCTTCGACCTGCCCCATGAACACCTGCAAAACCAGTTGCGGAACGAGAAAGCAATCGTTTTGCAGTCCCACCTGAACACGGAAAGCCGTCAGGTTCTCGCGCGTCTCTCCCGCCGGGATGGAAGGATAATCAGACTGAGACTGCAGGACGTCCACCACCCCCGCCGCGCCCTGAAGCGCCGCCTTTACTCCATCTGCCGATACCGCGCCGATATTGCGCAGAGAGACCCAAACCTCTCCCGTCTCGCCGGGCTGAAGAATCCCATCCGCATTGCCCATCACTTCCTGCACCCGCAGTGAGTTCATCACCAGCAGTGCCTGCGGCGCAGTCACCTCGGCGTTGCTAATCACCAGCGCAAAATCCTGATCGGTAGCATCGGCATTGCCCGGCACGCCGTCCCCCGCCAGGTTGTGCGCCAGCACCCGCACCAGGAATACCCCATTCCCCGCCCGCTCCAGCACCACCCGCTCCACATTGTTCAGGTCATCCGCCGTACCACCCGGCACCGAGAATTCCCCCTGAAAGCGATTGCCCACATACTGCGCGCCCTGAGCAACCACCTGTAAGTCCAGGTCATTGACCAGCGCCTTGCCTGCCGCCGGGTTGCCCGGTGCATCCGTCCACACCAGTGTCACCGCCAGCGGCAGATCCGGGTTGAGCGGGCGCAGGTAAAATTCCACCTGCTGACCGGTTTCCGTCAACAGGATATCCTGATCGCGGAGCACCCATCCGGGCATGTTGACAATATTTTCCAGGGCAGGCATGCCCCATCCCTGCCCCGGCGAAGGCAAATCTGTTCCAGCATCCTGCCCGGTCAGGTAGCGGGAAGAGTGGATGATCAACCCCTTCAGCATTGCCGGACTGGGCGATTGTCCCGGCGCCAGCACGCGCCCGTAATACTCATAGAGCAACTGGGCGATGCCTGCCACCGCCGGCGTTGAATGGCTGGTACCTGAGGACCAGGTGTACAGAGACTGCCCGGCAGGGTAATACGCCGGACCGCACACCGAACTGCCATTGTAAGCCGGGTCGCGCGAAGCCGGACCCTGCACATGCGTCCCCGGCGCCACCACGTCGGGCTTGGCGCGACCATCCTCGGTTGGACCGCGGGACGAGAAAGAAGCCAGATCATCCGCACTGTCGCCATTGCTTTCCCAACAGCCATCGAACACCCCTGAATCACGCGGGTTTTCGGTGGCGCCCACCGCCAGCACATTCTTTGCCGTGGCAGGCTCATTGATGGTGGTATCATAAGGCCCACTGTTCCCTGCGGCAAACACATGCATCATTTGCTGATTGCCCGGCGTAGAAGGCAGAACATCCCGGGTCAGCGCATCGTAGATTTGCGAATCGACGGTGTATTTTCCTTCTCCAGATCCACCCCAGGAATTGCTGGTCAGCCGCGCCCCCGCCTGATAGGCCGGCTGGAGAACCCCCGCATACGATGAAGAACATTTTGTCCAGGAAAACGAACCGGTATTGGTGAAGAGTTTGGTCGCCGCCACCCGCCCAAATGGTGAGATGCCCAGCCCCAGTTGATACCCGCCGGCTTCGTAACTTTCTGTCTGAGCATCGTATCCCACGACAATCCCCGCGTTGAGCGTGCCATGCCCGCCTACATTGTTTCCCGAAGGATCACTCGTGCAGTTGCGAATATAGACCACCCGATCGGGATTGGCGGTTGAACCCCATTGATAAAAGTTCGGGTGCAGAGAAGTATTAGGATCCCCGGCATCCAGCCCATCGTCCATCACATCCACCAGCGGATACGCCGCCGGGTCGGTGGGGAAACCATGAGCGATCAACCAATCCATGTATCCAGGGGATTCGGCAACTGTTTTTCCCGAAAAAACAGCGATATTACCCGCCAGCACCTGTCCCTGAATCTCATCCAGCAGTTCAAATTGAGGCAACGGCTCTACATTGACCACGGCGGGAAGCACAGCAATGTCCTTCAGGCGCTCAACAGGCATACGCAGGCGCAGGTTGACCAGATTCAACAGCGGCTCGCGCTCGCCGTAACGGGCAGATGCCCATCCTTCCAACTGCGCCAGCATAGCGTCCAGATTGTCCGCCCCAGCAAACACCTGCACGGTCACATCCACATCCCCCTGCGGAGCCGGTTTGGCATCCGGGCGCAGTGCCGGCGCCAGACGATAATACGGGTGATAAGCCCCCTGCCAGTACAACGCCTTTGCTACAGCAGTCGGCAATGTCGAAAGCCGTTGAGCAGGCGCGCGCCCGTACACCAGCAGGGCATGGTCGGGAACATACGCCACGGAAGTCAACCCTGACTGTTTCAGCGCCTCCAGCCATTCATCCTTCAACGGCGCGGCAAACTGCACCAGCCATAACTGCGCCCCCTCATCCCCACTCAGAGATTGCCGCCATCCTTGCGGCAGACTGGGTTCTACACTCTGAGAAGAGGTATCAAGAGTCACTCCGCGCAAATACACCCTGGGAGAGAGCATTTGAGCCGATGCAGGGAGTTTTGTCTGTCCAATCGGCAACCGCCAGACCGAAAATGTCCCGTAATCGGCAATTTTCTGAGCGTTTTGTCCTTCAAGCCAATGGGGATGTACTCCAAAAGAAATTTCCACCAGAGTCGGCAGTTCCTCAGGCTCTCCCTGTGCCCCAGCGCTCCCCACGAGATTTGTCCACCCCCAAAAGAGGACGCATAACAATATCAGTGCCAACCTGAGAAACCTTTTCATTCTGTAAACTCTTTCCATGGAACCGAGCAGTGGATAAAAATAATTATACCTGCTGGAGAAGTGAAAGGGAACACTCTTTTTTATAATGACTTTCCAATAATAATAAATTTCTAAAGATTGACAAAATCGCTCATCGGGAGTATAATATCATCACACAAAATTAAGCAAAATGGCTTAAGTGTGTAAAAAAGATATACTTTCCAAATCTATCGTAACTTTTTCGGGTAATAATCATCAGAATACATAGAATTTTTTAAGAAGAAAGTGAGGTAATGAACCATGTCTGAACAAATGCAAACCCCTGCTTTTCCCCGTTTGAACGAACCCGCCCCCGAATTTGAAGCCGTGACCACTCACGGTGTCCTGCGCCTGTCCGATTTCCGCGACCGCTGGTTGATTCTCTTCTCCCACCCTGCCGATTTCACACCGGTTTGTACCACCGAGTTCATCGCCTTTGCCGAAATCTACCCCGAACTGCAAAAGCGCGGTGTGGATTTGCTCGGCTTGAGCATCGACAGCGTGTACTCGCACATCGCCTGGGTGCGCAACATCGAAGAGAAAACCGGCGTCAAAATCCCCTTCCCGGTGATCGCCGACCTGAACAAAGAAGTTGCTACCCTCTACGGCATGATTCAACCCGGCGCCAGCAAGACCGAAACCGTGCGGGCTGTCTTCATCATTGACCCCAAAGGCATTCTGCGTGCCATGATTTACTACCCGCTGACCACCGGGCGCAACATGCAGGAAATCCTGCGCCTGATTGACGCCCTGCAAACCAGCGACCAATACGGCGTTGCCACCCCCGCCAACTGGAAACCCGGCGACAAGGTCATCGTCCCGGCGCCCAAGACCGTGGACGCGGTGGACGTCTCACCCAAACCGGGCTACGAGGTCATCGACTGGTACCTGGTGAAGAAAGAACTGAAGTAAGCCTATGGCATGCGTGAATCCGGATGGAACGCTGACCCCATCAGCGCTGACAGTACTGAAAGCAGTACAACAAGCCCCGCAAAAAGCCGAGGTGCTGGCTGAGTCAGTGGGCTTGCCCCTCTTCCGCGTGCGGAGCAGTCTGCGCGAACTGCGCGAAGCAGGACTTCTCAGCGAAACAGATGGAATGTACGCCATCACACCGCAGGGTGAAGAAGCCCTGAAAAAGCAAAGTTAACTCTCCCAAGCCAGAGGAAAATTGAGGGAGCCTGTTGAAAACGACAGGCTCCCTCTATCTAAGCCTTCTGCAGGACAATCCTGCCGGAATACGTTCTCACCCGAACCTGTCCCGAAGGGGACATACCCAGCGTTTTTCCTTCCGCCACCCGATATCCGCTCAGGGTCAACTGCATGGTACTATCCGTTGGCTCGACCTGCAAGATAAGGCTGTCTTCCGTCTCAAATACCCCGGTCACCTCGCCGGTAGAATCATCTACGCGCAAGCCGGGACGCACCTGCCAGTCCAGTGGCAGAATCAACCCGCGGCGGGCGGGCAGGCGCACAGGCTCACCACCAAACAATGGTTTCCCGCTCAAAGAGATTAACGCTTCCACCGGGTCATCCTGATAGTTATTCACGAAAAGGAACTTACCCTTCTCCCCTTCGCTGAGGCGCACATCCAGCCAGTCGCTCATCTCGAACAGCGGCGAGCACTCCATGCGCTGTGCCATGCGCTCAAAAACCGCCAGGTCTTCCAGCGTATTCGCCGCCAGCGCCGCACCCAGCATCATCACCCTGCCTTTGCCCAGCGAACGGACAAAGCCCACGATCTCCCCCTGAACCGTGTGGGCAAATACCTCATCGAAATCGCCTTCGAAACGCTCCACAAATGAAACCGGGATATCGAGCACATCCATAATGTGGATAGTCTCGCCGCGGAAAGGTTCAGCATCATGCACAGCACGGATCCCCAGGGCATCCTTCAAGACGGTGCAGGGATGATGCTGGAAATCTTCCTCGCACAGGCGCCCTGCCAGAATCAGCCTCCCCCCCTGCCGAACGTACTCCACCAGTTTGTGCTGAACGGGAACATCGCACTGTTTTTCCATCATCACCCACAGTGTAGGGGTGCGGGTGGCATCCAGCGGGGCGCGGCTGAGTTCCAGCGCATCGAAGGGACGATGCGTAAGCGCCAGACCGCGGGCAATAAAATCAAACAGTATCACCTCGCGCTGGTGAGTCAGCACATCCGTCTGCAGACGGGTGAAGGAATTGTTGACCTCGGTCATGAAATCATCCAGCACAAACCCGATAGTGGTCACCGTGCGGGGTTTTGCCAGCGTCAACGCCTCACCGTATGTCTGAAGCACCCGCGAAAGACGCGGATAACGGTGATAGTGGCGGCGCAGGGTGCCGTCCTTGCGCACCGGATGCCCCCAATCATGGCGCTTAACCGGGCTGAGGATGGGATGATTCTCCCCGTCAAAAAACAGATAATGGTTGATGGCGCGCATGCCCGTCGACACGCACAGGCGGGTGTGCAAATCGTAAAACGAAGTCTGCGCGCCGCCAAAGTCCTGATTCCCGCCCGCCTGAAACTCGATGGAGAAAAGAGGCTGTTCGGGATGGTGCAGGGCTCTGGTCATCTCGTTGACCAGTAGAAGTTGATGAAAGTTGCCCTCTCCAATCCCCAGAGGATAGACATCCGTGGCGCTGAGCATGCCGGGAATCTGCATCACTTCGGACAGTTGAGAAAGCCCGATGGGGAAAGTCTTTCCGCCATTGCCAAAGCCGTGAATGTTAATCACCGGCGGTACTTCCAAACCGAAAGAATGCGCGCAGTCCACCAGCCATTCGGCATACTGGCGCAAATATGTGCGGTAAAAGCGACGATACTCTTCTACCACCCACCCGCCATGTTCGACATCGGGGTTTTGTAACTGCCGGTGGAGAAATTCCTCCAGTCCATCCATGGGTGCGTTGTCCGGTAAGGTATCTTTCTCTCGCAGGTATGCCGCAAAACGCGCCAGTGTGTCGGGATGGGTATCCAGCAGATTGCGCACCCAGTGAATCATGCCCATTTCGTTGTCCAACTGCACCAGCAGGATTTTGCCCCCGCGGGTGACCTGACGCGGCACCAGCACCCCAAATACCGCGCGATACCACTCCCGCGCCCACGCGAGAAAATCCGGGTGCAGGTAACTGACGATGTTCTGCGGCTTGCCGTCCTGCCCAATTAAAGCCACCTGCGGAGAGCGCACAAAAACCCAGGGTGGGATCCCCTCGTTGATAGTCTCTGCCATGATGTACGGTCCCGGACGCGGGATGATCCACAGGCCCATCGAGGATGCCAGATCCAGGAAACCCTGCAGATTTCGCATGGGATGGGTGTGCCCGTCCAAATCCACCCACTCGGGCTCGGGCTGATGCCACAGCCAGGGAATGTAACTGGCAACGGCGTTGAAACCGGCTTGTTTCAGCAGGTTCAGGCGGTGTTCCCATTGATCGGGCGGTGTGCGGAAATAATGAAATTCCCCTGCCTGCAAAAGCAACGGTTTACCATCCAGCCAGAATTGTCCCTGCTTAACGGAAAATTGTGCCATGCTCCACCTCTCTTCGCGGCACAAAGCGTAAAATTTCCAATGCCGATTGAATCAGCGGACTGTGAGTATAAACGTCCCATATCAACCCGCTGAGGTAATTCTCAATCATGATCATCGAAAGCCCTTTGTTAAAGCCGTAGATATCCTTGCCATACCAGGGCGGAAGCACGTCCAGATTGTAGGCATCGAAAAAGCCATACCTGCCCCAGGTTTGCGGATGCTGATGGTAAAGGTACTCCGCCATTGACAGCACTTCCTCGGGGGCAAAGGGCAGAGATGCCAGCGCTCCGGCAATGGAAACTGTGCCGTCGTGCTCCGGCTCATACAAAGATGGCGCACTGCCATAGACACGATACCCGAAGGGACTATCTCCAGCGTTCAAGCCCCAGGAATTGGCATGATAGGTGCGGTAGCGCAACGCATGCTGCATGCAAAAGGCACGGTCGGCAAGGGTTGCCAGGCGGGTGTTTTCAAACCAGTCCACCCCATCGGGGTCAAGGTACGTACGCACATCCAGCCAGGCTTCGCTCAACTGATAACAGAAGAGATTGCCGCCGGGGTTGATGATGACAGGCTTACCCTGAAACTCGCCCATATCGCGGTTGAAGCCGGCATAAAGCGCCCGCGCCGTCTCCGGCGTGAGGTATGGCGCCGCCAGCAGGTACATCATCTTCTGTTCCGCCGCCATGTCCCACTGGTGAATGAATCCCGGATCGCCATGGACATAATCTCCATCGCGGTCGGGGTTATACGCCATACGGAACAGGGCCTTACCCTCTTTCTCAAAGACAATAAAATCCCAGTCCACACGGTTGAGCAATTCTTGTGCCACCTGCTGGATTTCTGCGTCTTGAAAATAGGCTGCGGCGGTTACCACACCGTTCAGACAAATGGCAGTATCAATGGTAGAGTATTCGCATTGATGAAGACGCTCAGCGGTTTCCATGTTCAGGAAATGGGCAAAAAAACCGCGATGATGCGGGACGTTTTCCAGCAGGGTGCGCAGGGTGCCACGGGTGATCTCCAGGGCGCGCGTGCGGGTCAGCCGATTGCGCTCATAGGCAATAACCCAGCCCGTCAAAGCAAACCCCACACTGGCAATCGACGAAGTATGAGGATCTTTTGTACTGTCCAGCGCCAGCCCAAATCCACGGCTGGCAGGATTCAAATTGGTGGTTTCCAGAAAAAAGTCAATCGAGCGATTCAGTTCCTGTTCGATGATCTGCTGTGCTTTCATGATGTTCCTGTTTAAGCCTTGATGAAGGGGAAATCAGCGAAGAACGGCGCACCACCAGACGGGTGGGCATACGCTGGCAGGTGATAGGCTTGCCTTCTTCGAGAAAATCAATTAACTGCCGCGCAGCGCGGATGCCCCACTGGTAGCGGGACATATTGACCGAGGAAAGCGGCGGGGTGAGCAATGGCGCGACAACAATATCATCAAAGCCCACCAATCCCACATCTTCGGGAATGCGCAAACCGTGTTCCTGGAAGGCTCTCATCAACCCGATAGCCATTTGATCGTTGGCGCAGAAGACGGCATCCGGCACATCCTGAGCCTGAATCATCTCCAAGCCGGCTTGATACCCGGATTTTTCGTTGAAATCCCCCTGATAAACGCGGTACTGCACGCCGTGCTTGTCGGCTTCCTCCATAAAGGTAAGCATACGTTCGCGGTTATCGAACGAATCGCCCGCGCCAGAGACAAAGTTCACCCGCCGCGCGCCCTGCTCCACCAGATGCGCCATCACCTGGCGAACACCGTTGACGTTATCCATCAACAGGGGGAAGAAATAATCCACCTTGAGGAAGCGATCCAGCGCCACAATAGGAAAACGTTGCGAAGCCAGACGGGTCAGAGTCTCGTTTGGGATGCGGGTATCGAAGACAATTGCCCCATCTACCTGGCGCTGAGTCAAAATTTTGCTGACCGCCCGACTGGATGGACAAACAATCAGGTCGTACTGCGTTTCCACCGCTACCGCATGAATACCATCCAGAATCTGCTCAAAGAACAGACCGCCAAACCCGGTGATGAAGACGCCGATGGTGTGGGTTTTGCGCTTCTTCAGATGACGGGCAAAGGCGTTGGGATGGTAATTCAATTCCTCTGCGGCTTTAAGCACCCGCTGACGGGTGGCATCGCTAATCGTTCCCGTATCGTTAAGCGCATAGGAAGCCGCGGCAATGCTTACCCCGGCATGCCGCGCCACATCTTTGATGGTCACACCGTCTTTTTTAGCCATGTTTGTTCAACTGCAGGCGCTCCAATCCTTTGAGAATGTTGGGATTCTGCATCATGACCCGCCAGACCATCTCATCTTCATAATTTGCCAGCATCAGCAGTGAGATGCCCTTATCAATGCCAATCACATCGCTGGCATACCATCTGGCAGTCAAATTATACGCATCTTTAAACCCGTATCGTCCCTTCAGGTTTTCCAGAGTGTAGTAATGAAGCATAGCGCGCAGAGAGTCCTCCGGCGTGAAGACGATTGAGCCAATGGCACCTGCAGGCGGAACGGTATCGTCCACATAATGGGCTTTGTTGTCGAAGCCTGACGGCGGAGCGCCGTACCTGCCTTCATATCCCTTGGGACCATCGCAGGCGGTCAA of Anaerolinea thermophila UNI-1 contains these proteins:
- a CDS encoding ABC transporter ATP-binding protein, whose translation is MPSVISVEHLSKAYRLGQIGTGTFANDLKVWWAKVRGKPNPLLKIGQEDHGNRDGEIIWALKDVSFTVEQGEVLGVIGRNGAGKSTLLKILSRITAPTEGVVRVKGRIASLLEVGTGFHPELTGRENIYLNGAILGMSRKEIDRKFDEIVAFAEIEPFIDTPVKRYSSGMYVRLAFAVAAHLDAEILLVDEVLAVGDAAFQKKCLGKMGDVASQEGRTVLFVSHNMAAVQQLTLKSILLYQGRLVDKSVSSDMIRKYLSSMSLQNSSENRLTVGSITIKEIYLIQDDVRTNSIDLNSSFKFCINYHVAFPTKNILLGFDLISDTGITLFRAYDLDVFPLNEYRYGEYESVFVMPPKILQKGTYHINLIVAVHRETRLNPGKLSLSFNVDSLRQSDVDYIGIIASPGNWEVTHKLCAE
- a CDS encoding ABC transporter permease; translated protein: MNKTTSLQPQTEDWDLIIQPQRNLLDLRLGELWRYRDLILLFVRRDFVAAYKQTILGPLWYLIQPLLTTITFTVIFGRIASLPTDGLPEFLFYMSGTVIWSYFAECLNKTSNTFVQNAHLFGKVYFPRMAVPVSILISNLITFLMQFVLFLGFVGFFALRGTPIRMNLAWVALSPLLLLMMAGLGLGFGIIISSLTTKYRDLRFLVQFGVQLLMYATPVIYPVSSIPARFQPLLQANPMTPIVEAFRFAFLGAGTVNAGQLLYSFVFMVVLVFLGAVIFNRVEQTFMDTV
- the xseA gene encoding exodeoxyribonuclease VII large subunit: MDMPSLFPTPALSVSELTRLIRSLLESEPALSEIWVAGEISNFTRAASGHVYFTLKDSGAALKCVIWRNAARTLRVPLQDGIAIEAFGSIGVYEQGGNYQFYVTAVRPAGEGYLYQQFLRLKAQLEAEGLFAEERKRPIPTFPRRIGVVTSPTGAALQDILNTLRRRYPLVEVILAPSAVQGEEAPLELVQALNALNRIPDLDVILLARGGGSIEDLWAFNDEGVVRTVAASRVPVITGVGHETDFTLVDFAADLRAPTPTGAATLATPDRAELLIQVERTLQRLNRLISQRVNLESARLNQLESRLQRASPVRRIEDNRQRLDNAILRLQNTAARLIAQRQAHLQALNAHLSALNPLAVLERGFALIEHPEGGILTRAAQAQAGETVRIRLADGALTAKVEHVLLKPEKGVE
- a CDS encoding exodeoxyribonuclease VII small subunit codes for the protein MMDSLSEIANLSYEDAVRELEAILEKLETAQPSLEETLRLYERGQALAKHCAALLEQAELRIQTLNGNDLSESG
- a CDS encoding divergent PAP2 family protein, translated to MFQDLLSNHVLWISLIAWGLAQFLKPFLEYLETRRWVWGLWFSSGGMPSSHSALIVSAMVAIGLFEGFNTPLFALAVAMAMIVVYDAAGVRREAGKHAERINLLIEEFLAGHPISEQELKEVIGHTPGEVIAGVVLGILCALIGFGIWG